The segment CTTCCCTGAGGAGGACAAGCATAACACAATTGAGAAAGCTAATAGGTATATGAAATCTACAACAGAATAACATAATTTGTGAAAGACAAGTGATTTGATGAACCAGACTGCCAGCCCATTCCTCAAAGCAACAAGAAAATGAGTAGAGGGATGTAGAATTAGGTCAACTGTGGAGAAGGAACAataagaaaaccaaaaaaaggaagaatttGAAGAGGAAACTTACTAAGTGTAACACGCTTCGCATGAATAGCACATAGCATTGCATCTTCAAACAAATGAACTAAAAAATCTTCAGCAGCCTGCAAAATACCTATATCACTCTTGCCGATATTGATTAAGAATAGAGTTCTATATGAcatatatgttttataaaaaaaggcATTTCTAGAAAAGTAGGCTGACAATAATAATGTTGACTGAACTAAACTATGCACACAAACTTTCTTACTTTATGCATCCATCTACATTTTGCtattttaatgatattaatGATGAAAACATCCCAAGAAAAGTATGATGTGCAAGGATCACAGGATTATTAATATACTATATGTGCAGGTAAAGACAAATTGCCCTGACAGAATAAGCAGAGTTTGACATGATTGCAACACTGTTTTGACTCTTGAGGAATCTGTATGAAGACTGGAGTAGAGTTCTTTCACTCCAAACTATGCATCAGATTGCACAGAATGAAGATGAATAATAGTTCATGTATCAACactaaatataatttcttttgaataCAAATAGACATTTCAAGTTTCTACTGCTGATTGTTCCCCTATGACTAAATGTCTGTTATTTGAGCATAGCTACTGACAGAACAAAGGATTTGAGAAACTTTCCTAGGTTCCTGAGAAGACACAAAGTACATTATTTCACAAGATCATTGATGCTCTTCCAGatacaaacaaaattttataggGAGCAGAAATGCATGCTTGCAGAGAGACATGCTAAAACTGATGCTTAGCTCTATCCTTTTCTCTCACTAGTTATCCACAGCGCCCTGCCAGTTTAATGGGATTCTATCTGTTTCTGATCAATGATCACAACAAGCCAATTCCTTTTACTCCACATGTTTACTGGACATCAACTTGTCACTGACAAAATATTAAAGAACTACATCTTTTCATAAACATAGCAAATACACTTATTATACATGCAGTCAAAAAGGTTTAAAACACAAAGTGCTTTAATAAATAATGGGCATATTAGGGAGGCCATAGGGTATTCTACCATGTTGATGCAAGTATAGCAAATACCCACTAAGAAATCCCTTCTCTTTTCAATGCCTTATTCTTTGCCGGggaacttaaaaaaataaggtaTGCCATGCTAGAGACTATGTATCAGAATTGGCCTAGCTTCAGAGGAAAAGGTGAATAACTTGTTGCTGCAAGATCAGTCATACTCGTATGTTGATGCAAGTATATGTATTGTATTTATGACATCAAAACAAAAACCAATAGGAATTAGTGGtacttagaaataatatatgtcCCCTCGATAGGAACAATATCCAAAAGGAGTTGACACCCTGATTTAGGGGTAAGCCGAGTAGCAACTTTATTTGTGGACACTGGACTGTACCATTCAGGACAGAAGCTTATCTAAAGCAAAAATCAAAGATAAGTAGTTTTTACTTTGAACTTGCCAGATTAATACACCTAAATAGTATTTTTGCAATTTGAAGATATAAAGCAATTCAGTTGAGCAGGACTCAGATGAGAAAAATGCACAACCATAATCAAAGTAGAAAAACCTTCATGGAGCAAGAGTTTGGGATAGACATCTCTAAATATGATAAATCTTCCAGAAACTCAAACTCCCTTAGCTAACTAATTGCCTGACCCATCTTGGATTGCCTGTTAGGAGATGATATCAATTGTCTTTCTTCTATGTTGgttggactcttcaaaaatgtcaacagGTGCATGTTGAATTCTCAGAAACTAATGCATTGTTGAAGAATTTGGCATGGGTGTGGGatcatttttgaagagtccgagtaACATAGCGTTTCTTACCTAATGTATGCTACGTACCGAAAGGAGGAAGATCACTTTAATAATATGTTGGCTCTTTTCGCACACCGTTACTACCCTGACCACACAATTGGAACACACTTTATATTATTATGGAGTTCATGCTGTAATTTTCTATAACTTGGAGAAACCTTTTATAGGAGATTATTAAGCACATTTTGAAATTGATAGTAGAATTACTCTAagatacattaaaataattttaatatgtctATGGAGCAGAGACTATTTCAAGCTAGATATGTTATTGACATATAAAACTACAAGATGATATATGAGagcaaatatatttatatgattcgATTTCCCTCTCCTCTCTAGGAACACATGATTCctataaataacttaaaattaatgCACACGATCCAAATAGCAGCTAACAGATCCACTTTTTATGGTGAGAAATTGGCATACCTCTTGAATAGCAATTAACGCCTCAGCTTGCCAACGAGTTACCCCAGGTGCATAAAAGTGACTAATTTCTCTAACCTGCCCCAGTCAGAAAAGAGGGATAAAACAATTAGGTTtggttaaaatttaattaaggcAAGGATAAATCCATAACCTATTTGGTCTAAACTAAACCATATTATCATCAAGGGTATAATATAGCAGTTCTACAACACATTTACATTTAAAGAATAATCAGAATGCAGATTTTGGTATACAGTCTTAGTCCACACTTTCTGCCAGAATCACAAATTGAGTCCCAGGGACTTCCTGAAATATAGAGCAGGAGGTAGAAACTTTTTTTGACTAGCAGATCTGTGTAGTACACCTTCTTAAAATCTGAAATTACCAAACCTCCTACAGAAGCAGATCCCACTAATTGAAAAGAGTTAACTAGTTTCCACTTTTGAAAGTCCGGCAGATCATAATTGGTCTTCCCATTCCAATCCCATATTGAATCAATACGAAACGGAAACCTTTCTTTGACAATAGTGCATAATCCCAAAAACTGGTCAAACTAACCTGCAAATTGAACTCAGCCAAGcccaaacaaataaaatactagAGTATAAAGATAAACTCAAGAAAGAGAAttgagtttttctttcttctatttgTTAACATCAGTGTGCTCTCCATTGAGAAACTAAATCAGTTAGAAAATAGGTGAATTTTCATCTTGAGGCAGTCCAAAGGAAAATGAGAAACTGAGTTATGGAGTATTACATCAATTGAAGCTTGCCAAAGATACCTTCTTTTAAAGGGtttttattcaagaaaaggGGGCTATTCTCTCCATTCcatagtatttttaaatttttactatcCTTTCagcatctttttttttcttttcaatttagtATAACTAATATTCATCAACTAGTGGAAAGCCTTAACATTAGCTTTATCCGCTAGTGCAGCAGTGATTCACATATTCTCCACTCAACTAAGGCATAACACTGATAGCCCTCTCACTTTTTTCCATAATCTACATTAAATTAGACACCTGCAACTATTTAGATTCGACATTAAGTTCATTCTTCCATTTCAGTTAGATTACATGGTAATGAAGCACTCAATCAAGCTATAATTGGTTGAGTTTCTCCTATTTCATCTAATCATATGGCTGCTAAGCTCTAACTATATCTAGCAGTCCAACTGTATTCCTGTAAGCAAGCACAACATCAACAGAACCATGATGaatgtaaccaaaaaaaatgcATTAAAAACAACTTTGATATGCTATAAGTCCATAtgaaagaaaattacaagtctGATGAAAGGAGCAGCTGGAATAAGAAGATCCCACGTCTTCTGAAAGTGTCTGATTTCTCGAAGTGCCACTGTCCCTGGCCTGTAACGCTTCTTTTGTTTTGGCTTCTGCACTGAAGCTGAAACACATATATTCTCCCATCATATAGAAATATAGGATTGGGCTCGAAAAAAACGAATGTATTTAGAAGGATTCATATAGTTAACCCAACTAGTTTCAAATTGACACCAAAAAATTGACTGAAACAAAAGTACAGCAACATAACTACATGTCCAAAGCATGAATGTACAGAAATGCACattaatttacttctatatacACTTACTTGCCGGTGCAGACCTTGGACTTTTTCTTGAAGGCGTCTGATTTATCCCAAACAAAAAGCAAAAAATGAACCTCAAGAACTTTGAATTAGCACGAGAAGACAAAAATCACAATTATTACCATACCGATGGAGTCGCTGAAGGTGCAGCTGCAAGTCCAGGTACAACATCACCAAATTAGGGTTCAAAAACAAACTCagcaaaaatcaaatcaaattcaaaACCTAAAATGAAGTGTATACGCTAATGTAAacattcacacacacacacacagagaaACCATCGCtgaatttacattaaaggtATTAATCACCGCTTCTTATCTTCAACTTGAGCCATATacagttgattttttttctttacaaatatgtattaaaaactAAGTCAGATCTTCTTACTTATATTTGCGAATTCGCTAATCTTTTTCAAAACTCTAAAATTACGATATGTGTGCAGTTaggttaaattataaaaaggagAGGTAGAGAAGTACCAGAAGTGGTGCGACTTCGTTTCGCGAGGTGTTTGGTTCTCGCCATGGCTGCTGCTACTATTGCAGAGAAGAAGAACCAAAAGCAGATTTGAGTAACTTGTCAATGGAGGATTTGAATAGTTTGAGAAATAAACTGAGTTCCCgctttaatttattttcgaAGAAGAATGAAGAGGTAACTGCACTCAACCCCTGTCACTGTCACTGGCATAATTTGCTTCTTTGCTTTTTCaatgatttgaaatttaaaaactgCCGTTAGAGTAAAATTCTTTTACTCTTTGGTTTTTAGTTTAgtctatttattatgaattgGGAACCAAAATAagccataaaaatataaaagtaattaaaataagttactattttagtaagtaactaaaataagcttactggaagaaaaagtttcactatATCCAATTTTTTAAACGTTTTTCGTTATTATCATaacgtttatttttaatatataactgaattttttcttacactttataaagcgaaactttttattccactttataaaaAGTTACATTTTCACCTTCACATTCTCTCCCTTTCTTTTTCATggctttcaaaaaaaattcactttgaaGATGGTCCCATTTCGACAATTTGAAGCCGCCCCACActaaacaaatcaaaattttggaGTAGCACAACCCGACAACATACAACTCATATTCGTTGCTTTAGGTGCAAAAATAGATAAGATTGCAGCCTTGTACTTTGTAGGGAAATTTTATTAACCTTAGACTTAATTTAGTTTTGATTAGAAAGACATCTAAATTCATTGATAGAAAACTTTAGATTTATACGTtctataaaagttttaatagtAACACTActtcaaaataatatgaaaataaaataaaataaattaagaagcAGAATTTCGTAATATATAAGACAAAATAAAAGTATCTATGTCATAAAGTACACAAAAATTCATCTTTTTGTCTAGCTTTAAGTTGAAACATTTTctgatcatttttttcttttcgaaaaaatatcaacaaatctGTCATAATTTTCCCACATGTGGATGTTGTTGTTTGACTATTTCTGCACCAATATTTGTCTTGACTATCAACATACAATTGACTATTGTTGCAGGAGTGAAGTGTTTCAAAGCTTCCATTAACCTCGGCAACTCGACAAAAGACCACTCCCAACTACCATAGACTTTTCCAAAAGCTTGTTTGCGATCAAGATAGGCTTTTCTTTTACTTACTGAAATGTCATATGCTTTAAGATTAATTGTTTGACAGTCTTTGATGGAAAACctgaaattaataataatattaattatcaaataaaaatgaatatttccttattaaataaaaatcatctaGCGATAAAATAGTATCTTGGCGTTCTTTCTATATCAACACGGAGGACGTTAGCAATCATCTCAACATCCAAGTTGAAATACCCTTCGCGGCACGTACCCATATCACATGTATGTTCTTTAATGTATCTTCCAACTTTCCACATGTTAGTAtgtttatcaataaaaaaagggataatgcccaagttccccctcaacctatgcccgaaatctcagagacacacttatactatactaaggtcctattaccccctgaacttattttattaataattttttacccctttttagcttatgtggcactatcttgtggacccaacgatggttgacttttttttccg is part of the Solanum lycopersicum chromosome 1, SLM_r2.1 genome and harbors:
- the LOC104649437 gene encoding histone H3-like centromeric protein CENH3 isoform X1, which gives rise to MARTKHLAKRSRTTSAAPSATPSTPSRKSPRSAPATSVQKPKQKKRYRPGTVALREIRHFQKTWDLLIPAAPFIRLVREISHFYAPGVTRWQAEALIAIQEAAEDFLVHLFEDAMLCAIHAKRVTLMKKDFELARRLGGKGQPW
- the LOC104649437 gene encoding histone H3-like centromeric protein CENH3 isoform X2; its protein translation is MTPSRKSPRSAPATSVQKPKQKKRYRPGTVALREIRHFQKTWDLLIPAAPFIRLVREISHFYAPGVTRWQAEALIAIQEAAEDFLVHLFEDAMLCAIHAKRVTLMKKDFELARRLGGKGQPW